A stretch of Synechococcus sp. WH 8020 DNA encodes these proteins:
- a CDS encoding cellulose binding domain-containing protein: protein MESTNVLQTSITGDRWWRGFTAAITLTNTSTQDLENWSYSFDSPHLINTAPWGAEISAVRLDNGLTRYTLTGKDWGARIPAGESVSIGFNGTQGTEIGNEGELSAALLFGTDNAISPISPSNEESAGISDAPSEPVLEPIIETPPMTSPMEPAMTSAMAEHGLGDHGMNHDHSMQQSSESGFTDINVWGSFHDSNHNSEHNELVGGRTAITTEALLAYNGLRDFAGLAPVDIEAIGAWAFENELTNNSQAWGNDLQGVGLWFAMQGAKVGWIADASYDPQILADIQRTARLGSSGDVMQMVEQFGHEGFANYLTTNQLEEHFINTLKMEPHYGGWMHARTHGFLSIEGVAIAHDIHHLTVLGWDQNEPFMNDTFDWPQWPALDVSDNTVINYYQGIVELGDPLSENLNNLSGTTPLIGSTDSNSSLNPSPSDPGTVQPDPLTGSPLEIQVSGDLWDGGFTVSMNVTNQSNQSLDDWGVSFISAHQFYGESWGVDVSTQELGDGLYRYELKGADWAQSLAAGQAMTVGFNALSGEELNGDGSLTSELLMASGTELTLL, encoded by the coding sequence ATGGAATCCACGAATGTCTTGCAAACCTCCATCACCGGTGATCGCTGGTGGAGGGGGTTCACGGCAGCAATAACCCTCACCAACACATCCACACAAGATCTCGAAAACTGGAGCTATAGCTTCGATAGCCCTCACCTCATCAACACGGCTCCTTGGGGAGCCGAGATCAGTGCGGTTCGTCTCGACAACGGCCTAACGCGCTACACCCTGACCGGTAAAGACTGGGGAGCACGGATCCCAGCAGGAGAGTCGGTCAGCATTGGATTCAATGGCACCCAAGGCACTGAGATAGGAAACGAAGGGGAGCTTTCTGCTGCATTGCTCTTCGGCACAGACAACGCGATATCGCCGATCTCACCATCAAACGAAGAAAGCGCTGGGATTTCTGACGCCCCTTCAGAGCCGGTGCTGGAACCAATCATTGAGACACCTCCGATGACGTCACCGATGGAGCCGGCAATGACGTCAGCAATGGCAGAACACGGCTTGGGGGATCACGGGATGAACCATGACCACTCCATGCAGCAATCGTCCGAAAGTGGGTTCACAGACATCAACGTCTGGGGCTCTTTTCATGACTCCAATCACAACTCAGAGCACAACGAACTTGTCGGTGGACGAACCGCGATTACAACGGAAGCGTTATTGGCTTACAACGGCTTAAGGGACTTTGCAGGATTAGCCCCAGTTGACATCGAGGCTATCGGCGCATGGGCTTTTGAAAATGAGCTCACCAATAACAGCCAGGCCTGGGGGAACGATCTTCAAGGCGTTGGGCTTTGGTTTGCCATGCAGGGAGCCAAGGTGGGTTGGATCGCCGATGCGTCCTACGACCCACAAATCCTGGCCGACATTCAACGCACGGCCCGCCTAGGCAGCAGTGGCGACGTCATGCAGATGGTTGAACAGTTTGGCCATGAAGGATTTGCCAATTATCTAACAACCAATCAACTCGAAGAACATTTCATCAATACCCTCAAGATGGAGCCGCATTATGGCGGCTGGATGCATGCCAGAACCCATGGCTTTCTTAGCATCGAAGGGGTGGCTATTGCCCACGATATTCATCATTTAACAGTTTTGGGATGGGATCAAAACGAACCCTTTATGAATGACACCTTTGACTGGCCTCAGTGGCCGGCCCTCGATGTCAGCGACAACACTGTGATCAACTATTACCAAGGCATTGTTGAGCTGGGAGATCCACTCTCAGAGAACCTAAACAATCTTTCTGGAACCACACCACTGATTGGCTCAACCGATTCAAATTCTTCCCTTAACCCCTCACCCTCTGATCCCGGAACTGTGCAACCGGATCCTCTCACTGGCTCTCCCCTGGAGATTCAGGTGAGTGGTGATCTTTGGGACGGTGGCTTCACCGTCTCGATGAACGTGACCAATCAAAGCAATCAATCATTGGACGATTGGGGGGTGAGTTTCATCAGTGCTCATCAGTTTTACGGAGAATCCTGGGGGGTTGATGTCTCCACGCAAGAGCTTGGAGACGGCCTTTACCGCTACGAGCTCAAAGGTGCTGACTGGGCACAATCGCTTGCTGCTGGTCAAGCCATGACGGTGGGGTTCAATGCATTGAGTGGAGAGGAACTCAACGGGGATGGATCTCTTACATCCGAACTGCTGATGGCCTCAGGAACAGAGCTCACGCTCCTCTAA
- a CDS encoding RluA family pseudouridine synthase: MAGFGEGEGELVTLTYPKPLPMRLDRWLVSQRSEQSRSRIQKFIDAGYVRVNGKTGKAKTPLRNGDQVQLWMPPPEPLPYLKPEPMELDVLFEDEHLIVINKPAGLTVHPAPGNKDGTLVNGLLHHCQDLPGISGKLRPGVVHRLDKDTTGCIVVAKSQEALVRLQAQIQQRIASREYLAVVHGVPQGESGTIIGAIGRHPVDRKKYAVVSDDSGRYARTHWTLQERLGDYSLLRFKLDTGRTHQIRVHCAHINHAVVGDITYSRCRKLPVELPGQALHAFQLGLDHPITKERMLFEAPVPSVMEKLLIVLRKRCT; encoded by the coding sequence ATGGCTGGGTTCGGAGAGGGGGAAGGCGAACTCGTCACTCTCACGTATCCCAAGCCACTTCCGATGCGTTTGGATCGCTGGTTGGTGAGTCAGCGGTCTGAGCAAAGTCGGTCTCGGATCCAAAAGTTCATTGATGCCGGATACGTGCGGGTGAATGGCAAGACGGGGAAGGCCAAAACCCCCTTGCGCAACGGAGACCAGGTGCAGCTCTGGATGCCACCGCCAGAGCCGCTTCCCTACCTCAAGCCAGAACCGATGGAGCTGGATGTGCTGTTTGAAGACGAGCACTTGATCGTGATCAATAAGCCAGCCGGACTGACCGTGCATCCTGCTCCTGGGAATAAGGACGGAACCCTGGTGAATGGGTTGCTGCATCATTGCCAGGATTTGCCAGGGATCAGCGGCAAATTACGGCCGGGCGTGGTCCATCGTCTCGATAAAGACACGACCGGCTGCATCGTGGTGGCGAAATCTCAGGAGGCGTTGGTTCGTCTCCAGGCCCAGATCCAACAGAGGATTGCTTCACGTGAGTATCTGGCTGTGGTGCACGGGGTGCCGCAAGGAGAGTCGGGAACGATCATTGGCGCGATCGGTCGTCATCCTGTGGATCGCAAAAAATATGCAGTGGTGAGTGATGACAGCGGTCGCTATGCGCGCACGCATTGGACTCTCCAGGAGCGACTTGGCGATTATTCCCTCTTGCGCTTCAAGCTCGATACGGGGCGAACACACCAGATCCGCGTGCATTGCGCCCATATCAATCACGCCGTGGTGGGGGACATCACTTACAGCCGCTGCAGGAAACTGCCGGTGGAGCTTCCTGGGCAAGCTCTGCATGCCTTTCAGTTGGGCCTCGATCATCCGATCACAAAAGAGCGGATGTTGTTTGAGGCCCCAGTCCCATCGGTGATGGAGAAACTGCTGATCGTGTTGCGGAAACGGTGTACTTAG
- the ylqF gene encoding ribosome biogenesis GTPase YlqF → MSTPPIQWYPGHIAKAEQQLKRNLDKVDLVIEVRDARIPLATGHPHLNRWLKGKQHLLVINRRDMVTSAAWEAWDQWFKEQGQRTVWCDAKAGTGVKQVQQAAIRAGNQLNERRKNRGMRPRAVRALTLGFPNVGKSALINRLVKKKVVASARRAGVTRTLRWVRVGQDLDLLDAPGVLPPRLDDQRAALHLALCDDIGQAAYDGELVAQAFLRLLIDAQGREASGVVLSILEQRYGTPVAGTTADPAFWLEATAERHTSGDTARMAQRLLDDFRRSLLGSIALELPEQGEF, encoded by the coding sequence GTGAGCACACCTCCGATTCAGTGGTATCCAGGGCACATTGCCAAGGCGGAACAGCAGCTCAAGCGCAACCTCGACAAGGTTGATTTGGTGATTGAGGTGCGTGACGCACGCATTCCCTTGGCGACTGGACACCCCCATCTCAACCGCTGGTTGAAAGGGAAGCAGCATTTGCTCGTGATCAATCGACGCGACATGGTCACGTCTGCGGCATGGGAGGCCTGGGACCAGTGGTTTAAGGAGCAGGGGCAGCGCACGGTTTGGTGTGATGCCAAAGCAGGCACCGGGGTGAAGCAGGTGCAGCAGGCGGCGATTCGGGCTGGCAATCAACTCAACGAGAGGAGAAAGAATCGGGGGATGCGCCCGCGGGCGGTGCGTGCCCTCACCCTCGGCTTTCCCAATGTGGGGAAGTCGGCCTTAATCAATCGCTTGGTCAAGAAAAAGGTGGTGGCGAGTGCCCGTCGGGCTGGGGTCACCCGCACCTTGCGTTGGGTGCGGGTTGGCCAAGACTTGGACTTGCTCGATGCCCCCGGCGTGTTGCCACCTCGCTTGGATGATCAACGGGCGGCGCTGCATCTCGCCCTATGCGATGACATTGGCCAGGCGGCCTACGACGGCGAGCTCGTAGCTCAGGCGTTCTTGAGATTGTTGATCGATGCCCAGGGCCGCGAGGCCTCCGGGGTTGTGCTGTCGATCCTTGAGCAGCGTTATGGAACGCCAGTGGCTGGAACTACCGCTGACCCTGCGTTCTGGCTTGAGGCCACGGCCGAACGTCATACCTCCGGGGACACGGCACGGATGGCACAGCGGTTGCTGGATGATTTCCGACGTTCGCTGTTGGGTTCGATTGCTTTGGAATTGCCGGAACAGGGGGAGTTTTGA
- a CDS encoding universal stress protein: MFETVLFPLDQSREAVEAATKALDLARSHNSKLILLSVVQSERPEMHDHAVVATLLAETKARFEQVGVSCDVVEREGMPAFVICDVADELNVDVIVMGTRGVNLEAESGSTATRVIQLAPCPVLVVP, encoded by the coding sequence ATGTTTGAAACCGTCTTGTTTCCGCTTGATCAGAGTCGAGAAGCTGTTGAAGCGGCGACCAAAGCCCTGGACTTGGCTCGCAGTCACAACAGCAAATTGATTCTGTTGTCTGTCGTTCAGTCCGAGCGACCTGAGATGCATGACCATGCGGTGGTGGCAACGTTATTGGCCGAAACCAAAGCCCGTTTTGAGCAGGTCGGGGTGTCCTGTGACGTGGTGGAGCGTGAGGGGATGCCAGCGTTTGTGATTTGCGATGTGGCAGACGAGTTGAATGTGGACGTGATTGTGATGGGCACCCGCGGCGTGAATCTCGAAGCCGAAAGCGGCAGCACGGCAACGCGGGTGATTCAGCTCGCGCCTTGTCCGGTTTTGGTGGTGCCGTGA
- a CDS encoding phosphoglycerate kinase, giving the protein MAKRSLAKLNTGDLSGKRVLVRVDFNVPLNDAGAITDDTRIRAALPTINDLIGKGAKVILAAHFGRPKGQVNDKMRLTPVAARLSELLGKPVTKTDSCIGADAEAKVGAMGNGDVVLLENVRFFAEEEKNDPAFAEKLAGLADVYVNDAFGAAHRAHASTEGVTKFLKPSVAGFLMEKELQYLQGAVDEPKRPLAAIVGGSKVSSKIGVLEALIDKCDKVLIGGGMIFTFYKARGLAVGKSLVEDDKLELAKELEAKAKAKGVELLLPTDVLLADNFAPDANSQVADITAIPDGWMGLDIGPDAIKVFQAALADCKTVIWNGPMGVFEFDKFAAGTNAIATTLAELSGKGCCTIIGGGDSVAAVEKAGLAEKMSHISTGGGASLELLEGKVLPGVAALDDAA; this is encoded by the coding sequence ATGGCGAAGCGTTCCCTGGCCAAACTGAATACCGGCGACTTGAGCGGGAAACGCGTTCTTGTGCGGGTTGATTTCAACGTGCCTCTGAACGACGCCGGTGCGATCACCGACGACACCCGCATCCGTGCAGCACTGCCAACCATCAATGACCTGATTGGCAAAGGCGCCAAAGTGATCTTGGCCGCTCACTTCGGTCGTCCCAAGGGTCAGGTCAACGACAAGATGCGCCTTACCCCCGTTGCAGCACGCCTCAGCGAGCTGCTTGGCAAACCCGTAACCAAAACCGACAGCTGCATCGGAGCTGATGCGGAAGCCAAGGTGGGCGCAATGGGCAACGGCGACGTCGTTCTGCTCGAGAACGTGCGCTTCTTCGCGGAAGAAGAAAAGAACGATCCCGCCTTCGCCGAGAAGCTCGCTGGTCTCGCCGACGTTTATGTGAACGACGCCTTTGGCGCTGCTCACCGGGCCCACGCCTCCACCGAAGGCGTGACCAAATTCCTCAAGCCATCCGTGGCTGGCTTCTTGATGGAGAAGGAACTTCAGTACCTCCAGGGTGCCGTGGATGAGCCCAAGCGTCCTTTGGCCGCCATCGTTGGTGGTTCCAAGGTGAGCAGCAAGATCGGCGTCCTTGAAGCCTTGATCGACAAGTGCGACAAGGTGCTGATCGGCGGCGGCATGATTTTCACCTTCTACAAAGCACGCGGTCTGGCTGTCGGCAAGAGCCTCGTTGAAGACGACAAGCTGGAATTGGCCAAGGAATTGGAAGCCAAAGCCAAGGCCAAAGGCGTTGAGCTGCTGCTCCCCACCGATGTCTTGCTTGCCGACAACTTCGCTCCTGATGCCAACAGCCAAGTCGCAGACATCACAGCGATTCCCGACGGCTGGATGGGCCTCGACATCGGCCCTGATGCCATCAAGGTGTTCCAAGCTGCCCTGGCTGATTGCAAAACCGTGATCTGGAATGGCCCGATGGGCGTCTTCGAGTTCGACAAGTTCGCGGCTGGAACGAATGCCATTGCCACAACCCTGGCTGAACTCAGCGGAAAAGGCTGCTGCACGATCATTGGCGGTGGCGATTCCGTTGCTGCTGTTGAGAAAGCAGGCCTGGCCGAGAAGATGTCTCACATCTCCACCGGTGGTGGCGCCAGCCTCGAGCTGCTGGAAGGCAAGGTGCTTCCAGGCGTCGCCGCACTGGACGACGCCGCTTGA